A single Macaca mulatta isolate MMU2019108-1 chromosome 11, T2T-MMU8v2.0, whole genome shotgun sequence DNA region contains:
- the LOC106996133 gene encoding disintegrin and metalloproteinase domain-containing protein 1a-like — MSVTASVRDSASFLSSLMKLHVVLYEARRVLQTWAPQMKNLRLGLVPGQSCVRLGMMLLLGIIFLPSICCDMASVYYSSYEIVIPKRLMVRGSEDSVEKATYLLLMQGQKHLVHLKVKRSHFVNNFPVYSYHNGILGQESPFISHDCHYEGYIEGVSGSFVSVNTCAGLRGILIKEEKSYSIEPMDSSRRFEHVLYTMAHEARVSCGVTSRDSHVVSTSWQQGSRKPHDLQALSYLWSHTKYVEMFVVVNNQRFQMWGSNINETVQRVVDVIALANGFTRGINTEVVLAGMEIWTEGDLIDVAVDLQITLRNFNRWRQEMLFRRAKHDVAHMIVGHHPGQNTGQAFLSGACSSGFAAAVESFHHEDMLLFAALMVHELGHNLGIQHDHSACFCREKHFCLMHENITKESGFSNCSSDYFHQFLREHKGACLFNKPRPRGRKRRDSACGNGVVEDTEECDCGSACHLDPCCDPTCTLKEHAECSHGLCCLDCTFRRKGFLCRPTQDECDLPEYCDGSSAECPADSYKQDGTLCDRIHYCSGGQCKNPDNQCVNIYGYPARSAPEDCYISMNTRGDRFGNCGHPTEDQQTYVTCSDDNVFCGKLICTGVQSLPRVKAQHTVIQVPHDNDWCWSMDADNITDTPDNGNVHVGTSCAPNKVCMDYSCVHHSILLYDCRPEESCHGKGVCNNLRHCHCGSGFAPPDCKNPGNGGSVDSGPAGKPSDEIISREENRNHIVGHGNPQRGDVSNNKNKSLGKLVYIVPLLLLALFAGLIILASMGARKEILQRSQGDTEGTPEEVAPEQKLGKGQEEEAKNESSNKANSGYTG; from the coding sequence GACTCTGCCTCCTTCCTGTCTTCTCTGATGAAACTCCATGTGGTGTTGTATGAGGCTAGGAGGGTGCTTCAGACCTGGGCTCCCCAGATGAAAAATTTGAGGCTGGGGCTAGTGCCAGGTCAATCGTGTGTCAGGCTGGGGATGATGTTGCTTTTGGGGATAATTTTTCTCCCGAGCATATGCTGTGACATGGCTTCGGTATATTACTCTTCCTATGAAATAGTCATCCCAAAGCGGCTGATGGTCAGGGGAAGTGAAGACTCAGTGGAAAAGGCAACCTATTTGCTACTTATGCAAGGCCAGAAGCACTTGGTTCACCTGAAGGTGAAAAGAAGCCATTTTGTGAATAACTTTCCAGTCTACAGTTACCACAATGGCATCCTGGGGCAAGAATCGCCTTTCATCTCACATGACTGCCACTATGAAGGCTACATAGAAGGAGTGTCAGGTTCTTTTGTTTCTGTCAACACCTGTGCAGGTCTCAGGGGCATCCTGATTAAGGAGGAAAAATCTTACAGCATTGAGCCCATGGACTCTTCAAGACGGTTTGAACATGTGTTATACACCATGGCACATGAAGCGCGAGTCTCCTGTGGTGTCACTTCCAGAGACAGCCATGTGGTGTCCACTAGCTGGCAACAAGGAAGCAGGAAGCCTCATGATCTACAGGCGCTGTCCTACTTGTGGTCACACACCAAGTACGTGGAGATGTTTGTTGTGGTCAACAACCAGCGGTTCCAGATGTGGGGCAGTAACATCAATGAGACGGTCCAGAGAGTAGTGGATGTCATTGCTCTGGCCAACGGCTTCACTAGGGGAATAAACACAGAGGTGGTGCTGGCCGGAATGGAGATTTGGACCGAGGGGGACCTAATAGATGTCGCAGTGGACTTGCAAATCACACTCAGGAATTTCAATCGCTGGAGACAAGAGATGCTCTTCCGTCGTGCGAAGCACGATGTTGCCCACATGATCGTCGGGCATCATCCTGGACAGAATACGGGCCAGGCCTTTCTCAGTGGTGCCTGCTCAAGCGGTTTTGCGGCGGCTGTTGAATCCTTCCATCATGAAGATATGCTGTTGTTTGCAGCCCTGATGGTCCATGAGCTCGGGCACAACCTGGGTATTCAGCACGACCACTCGGCCTGCTTTTGCAGAGAGAAGCACTTTTGCCTCATGCATGAAAATATCACAAAAGAAAGTGGCTTCAGCAACTGCAGCTCTGACTACTTCCACCAGTTCCTTCGAGAACACAAAGGGGCCTGCCTATTTAACAAGCCACGGCCCAGGGGCCGCAAGCGTAGGGATTCTGCCTGTGGAAATGGCGTGGTGGAGGACACGGAGGAGTGTGACTGTGGTTCTGCCTGTCACCTCGACCCATGCTGTGATCCCACATGTACTCTGAAGGAGCATGCTGAGTGCAGCCATGGCCTCTGCTGTCTGGACTGCACTTTCAGAAGGAAGGGGTTTTTATGCCGTCCTACTCAGGATGAGTGTGACCTCCCAGAATATTGTGACGGTAGCTCTGCAGAATGCCCTGCAGACAGCTACAAGCAAGATGGCACGTTGTGTGATAGAATTCACTATTGCTCTGGGGGTCAGTGTAAGAACCCTGATAACCAATGTGTGAATATATATGGGTACCCTGCAAGATCTGCCCCGGAAGACTGTTACATTTCAATGAATACCAGAGGAGACCGGTTTGGAAACTGTGGCCATCCCACTGAGGATCAGCAAACATATGTTACATGTTCAGATGATAATGTATTTTGTGGGAAACTCATATGTACAGGTGTTCAATCCTTACCACGAGTCAAAGCTCAACATACAGTGATCCAGGTCCCTCATGACAATGACTGGTGCTGGAGCATGGATGCCGATAACATTACTGATACCCCTGATAATGGCAACGTGCACGTCGGCACTTCTTGTGCCCCAAACAAAGTCTGCATGGATTACTCCTGCGTTCATCACTCCATACTCCTGTATGACTGCAGACCGGAGGAATCGTGTCATGGGAAAGGAGTTTGCAACAATTTAAGGCACTGCCATTGTGGGTCTGGTTTTGCTCCTCCTGACTGTAAAAATCCAGGAAATGGAGGCAGTGTGGACAGTGGCCCTGCTGGTAAGCCAAGTGATGAAATTATAAgtagagaagaaaatagaaatcatattGTTGGTCATGGTAATCCCCAAAGAGGTGACgtgagtaataataaaaacaaaagcctaGGGAAGTTAGTGTACATAGTTCCCCTGTTGCTTTTAGCATTATTTGCAGGTCTAATTATTCTTGCCAGTATGGGAGCTAGAAAGGAGATATTACAGAGGTCACAAGGTGACACAGAAGGAACTCCAGAAGAGGTTGCACCAGAACAGAAACTAGGCAAAGGACAGGAAGAAGAGGCAAAAAATGAGTCGTCCAATAAAGCTAACAGCGGATACACTGGGTAA